The following proteins are co-located in the Wenzhouxiangella marina genome:
- the phoB gene encoding phosphate regulon transcriptional regulator PhoB, which translates to MSERRILVVEDDEGIRKMIAFNLERAGFDVVEAADCHEGRVAVSDQRPDLILLDWMLPDQSGPEFARSMRRDEMTGEIPIIMLTARSLEDDKVRGFESGIDDYITKPFASRELIARIKAVMRRTSPAGRDDEVEAEGLVLNVASHRVLANGEPVDLGPTEFRMLRFFMTHQDRVYSRAQLLDQVWGGGVYVEERTVDVHILRLRKALAKHGFDKFVQTVRGAGYRFSVTGAS; encoded by the coding sequence ATGAGCGAGCGCAGGATACTGGTGGTCGAAGACGATGAGGGCATTCGCAAGATGATCGCCTTCAATCTCGAGCGCGCGGGCTTCGACGTGGTCGAGGCCGCCGATTGTCACGAAGGACGCGTGGCGGTGTCCGATCAGCGTCCCGATCTGATTCTGCTGGATTGGATGCTGCCCGACCAGTCCGGCCCCGAGTTCGCCCGCTCCATGCGGCGCGACGAGATGACCGGCGAGATTCCCATCATCATGCTGACCGCACGCAGTCTGGAAGACGACAAGGTGCGCGGCTTCGAAAGCGGCATCGATGACTACATCACCAAGCCCTTCGCCTCGCGCGAGCTGATCGCCCGCATCAAGGCGGTCATGCGGCGCACCTCGCCGGCCGGCCGCGACGATGAAGTCGAAGCCGAAGGGCTGGTGCTCAACGTCGCCAGCCATCGTGTGCTGGCCAATGGCGAACCGGTCGATCTCGGGCCGACGGAGTTCCGCATGCTGCGCTTCTTCATGACCCACCAGGACCGCGTCTATTCACGGGCCCAGTTGCTGGATCAGGTCTGGGGGGGCGGCGTGTACGTCGAAGAACGCACCGTCGACGTTCATATCCTTCGTCTTCGCAAGGCCCTGGCCAAGCACGGCTTCGACAAG
- a CDS encoding helix-turn-helix transcriptional regulator — translation MSRRERLYHLHDILRQRRTPISRQQLMDELGCSQATLYRLIAELRDQLGAPLEQDAEGRGFYYDRDLAGHFELPGLWISPEELQALLTARHVLGNVQPGLLEDELDGVQQRINQLLDRQGLDLSAQPERIQIRKDAGRPVPGDLFETVLKALFMRRRVRLHYHGRRRDDLTEREVSPQRLIAYRDRWYLAAWCHRAEGIRSFALERIRDMALLEEAAQELPHEQISEHFDQAFGIFSGPAEQTAVLRFDAEAARWAADEAWHPNQQGEWLDDGRWELRLPMGHPRELMMSVMSYGPDVEVVEPVELRQSVERALGSALARYRGGGSDSGVTADS, via the coding sequence ATGTCCCGTCGCGAGCGCCTCTACCATCTGCACGACATCCTGCGACAGCGCCGTACGCCGATCTCGAGGCAGCAGCTCATGGACGAGCTGGGCTGCAGCCAGGCCACGCTCTATCGTCTGATCGCCGAGCTGCGCGATCAGCTCGGTGCGCCGCTGGAACAGGACGCCGAGGGGCGCGGGTTCTACTACGATCGTGACCTGGCCGGGCATTTCGAACTGCCGGGCCTGTGGATCAGCCCGGAGGAGCTGCAGGCCCTGCTGACCGCCCGCCACGTGCTCGGCAATGTCCAGCCGGGGCTGCTGGAAGACGAGCTCGATGGGGTTCAGCAGCGCATCAACCAGCTGCTCGACCGCCAGGGCCTGGATCTGAGCGCCCAGCCCGAGCGCATCCAGATCCGCAAGGACGCCGGCCGGCCGGTGCCGGGAGACCTGTTCGAGACCGTGCTCAAGGCCCTGTTCATGCGCCGTCGGGTTCGGCTGCACTACCACGGCCGCCGGCGCGATGACCTCACCGAACGTGAAGTCTCGCCGCAGCGCCTCATCGCCTATCGCGATCGCTGGTATCTGGCGGCCTGGTGCCATCGGGCCGAGGGCATTCGCAGCTTCGCCCTCGAGCGGATTCGCGACATGGCGCTCCTCGAGGAAGCCGCGCAGGAGCTTCCGCACGAGCAGATCAGCGAGCATTTCGATCAGGCCTTCGGGATCTTTTCCGGGCCGGCCGAGCAGACGGCGGTGCTACGCTTCGATGCAGAAGCCGCCCGCTGGGCCGCCGACGAAGCCTGGCATCCGAATCAGCAGGGCGAGTGGCTGGATGACGGACGCTGGGAGCTGCGCCTGCCCATGGGGCATCCGCGGGAGCTGATGATGAGCGTGATGAGCTATGGCCCGGACGTCGAAGTCGTCGAGCCTGTGGAGCTGCGGCAGTCGGTGGAGCGTGCATTGGGCTCGGCGCTGGCGCGTTATCGTGGCGGAGGCTCCGATTCGGGCGTCACTGCCGATTCATGA
- a CDS encoding Fur family transcriptional regulator, whose translation MDSRQVIREVESHCRAQGLRLTPTRRRVLEMVLAADGPVKAYDLLDQLRSEQPRAAPPTVYRALEFLLENHFIHRLETLNAFVSCFHPDDEHQGQFLICEECESVTEVHDHAIEDRLRQAAIERGFKPRRQVLEIYGVCRDCQRA comes from the coding sequence ATGGATAGCAGGCAAGTCATTCGAGAGGTGGAGTCGCACTGTCGGGCGCAGGGTCTGCGGCTCACGCCGACCCGGCGACGGGTACTGGAAATGGTGCTGGCCGCCGATGGGCCGGTGAAGGCCTATGACCTCCTCGACCAGCTGCGCTCCGAACAGCCGCGGGCGGCGCCGCCCACGGTGTACAGGGCGCTGGAGTTCCTGCTCGAAAACCACTTCATCCACCGCCTGGAAACCCTCAATGCCTTCGTCAGCTGCTTCCATCCCGACGATGAGCATCAGGGCCAGTTCCTGATCTGCGAGGAGTGCGAGTCCGTGACCGAAGTCCACGATCACGCCATCGAGGACCGCCTTCGCCAGGCCGCTATCGAGCGCGGCTTCAAGCCCCGGCGCCAGGTGCTGGAGATCTACGGCGTCTGCCGCGATTGCCAGCGCGCCTGA
- the gltX gene encoding glutamate--tRNA ligase, whose translation MTQNSAPIRTRFAPSPTGFLHIGGARTALFCWLAARATGGQFILRIEDTDRERSTEESVQAILDGMQWLALDHDEGPFFQSERFDRYQAVVDQLLEQGQAYRCYCSRERLDELRARAMDAGEKPRYDGHCRDLEHPPEGVEPVIRFRNPDEGTVVFEDRVRGRIEVANQELDDLVIMRADGSPTYNFAVVIDDLDMDINLVIRGDDHINNTPRQINVYRALGQEPPEFAHVPMILGDDGARLSKRHGAVSVMAWREQGYLPDALINYLARLGWSHGDDEVFSREQLIELFRIEDVNRKASRFDTEKLNWLNQHYLREGDRAQLHEELRWHLARTGLEADAGPDLDELLSVQADRVETLVELVERSRPFFEDFSDFEAGAAKKHLRPVAAEPLKALRERLEALEDWQADALQDAVQATADALGVGFGKIGMPLRVALMGHGESPAINQTLRLAGRERSLARIDRALEFIAEREAGQSA comes from the coding sequence ATGACTCAGAATTCCGCGCCCATCCGCACGCGCTTCGCGCCTTCGCCCACCGGCTTCCTGCACATCGGGGGCGCCCGCACGGCCCTGTTCTGCTGGCTGGCCGCCCGCGCGACCGGCGGCCAGTTTATCCTGCGCATCGAAGACACGGATCGGGAACGCTCGACCGAGGAGTCGGTGCAGGCCATTCTCGACGGCATGCAGTGGCTGGCGCTGGATCATGACGAAGGCCCGTTCTTTCAGAGTGAACGCTTCGACCGCTACCAGGCGGTGGTGGACCAGCTCCTCGAGCAGGGCCAGGCCTATCGCTGCTACTGCTCCCGCGAGCGTCTCGACGAGCTGCGTGCCAGGGCGATGGACGCCGGCGAGAAGCCCCGCTACGACGGCCATTGCCGCGATCTGGAGCATCCGCCCGAGGGCGTCGAGCCGGTGATCCGCTTCCGCAACCCGGACGAAGGGACCGTGGTCTTCGAAGATCGGGTGCGCGGCCGCATCGAAGTCGCCAACCAGGAGCTGGACGACCTGGTGATCATGCGAGCCGATGGTTCTCCGACCTACAACTTCGCCGTGGTCATCGACGATCTGGACATGGACATCAACCTGGTGATCCGGGGTGATGACCACATCAACAACACGCCCCGTCAGATCAATGTCTACCGGGCCCTTGGCCAGGAGCCGCCGGAATTCGCGCACGTACCGATGATCCTCGGCGACGATGGCGCGCGCCTGTCGAAGCGCCACGGCGCCGTCAGCGTGATGGCCTGGCGCGAGCAGGGCTACCTGCCCGATGCCCTGATCAATTACCTGGCGCGCCTGGGCTGGTCGCACGGCGACGACGAGGTCTTCTCCCGCGAGCAGCTGATCGAGCTGTTCCGGATCGAGGACGTCAACCGCAAGGCCTCTCGCTTCGACACGGAAAAGCTCAACTGGCTCAATCAGCACTACCTTCGCGAGGGTGACCGCGCCCAGCTGCATGAAGAACTGCGCTGGCACCTGGCTCGGACCGGCCTCGAGGCCGACGCCGGGCCGGACCTCGACGAGCTGCTTTCCGTGCAGGCCGACCGGGTCGAGACCCTGGTCGAACTGGTCGAGCGCTCGCGACCCTTCTTCGAGGACTTCAGCGACTTCGAAGCCGGCGCGGCCAAGAAGCATCTGCGCCCGGTCGCGGCCGAGCCCCTGAAGGCCCTGCGCGAGCGTCTCGAAGCGCTCGAAGACTGGCAGGCCGATGCCCTGCAGGACGCGGTCCAGGCCACCGCCGATGCCCTCGGTGTCGGTTTCGGCAAGATCGGCATGCCGCTGCGAGTCGCCCTGATGGGCCATGGGGAATCACCGGCGATCAACCAGACCCTGCGTCTGGCCGGCCGCGAGCGAAGTCTGGCCCGCATCGATCGGGCGCTCGAGTTCATTGCCGAGCGGGAAGCCGGGCAGTCGGCCTGA
- the mltF gene encoding membrane-bound lytic murein transglycosylase MltF, giving the protein MDRQEPGRWRYRPRLPSLRLLLMLALLLLFATSGDSDLTQLERIQARGSLMMLTVNGASTYYLGAQGETGFEYDLARRFSEYLGVPLEVITLPDIAELVDTLEKGQGDFIAANLSRTVLRQDRLRFGPRYDSVAPVVVYRRGSRRPDNVAELRDGRLALLAGTSYEPLLKSAAPDLSWEVLDDLSIEDLFEMISNEEIDYTIVDSNILELNRRFFPDIRPAFEIDEAQDLAWATLRRDDDTLAQQMREFFQLAEQDGLLADLRQRHYAHLENYEPVGTYTFQRQIRERLPPLRPYFEQAAQDTGLDWRLLAAVGYQESHWNPDAVSRTGVRGVMMLTLRTARQLGIEDRRDPEQSIQGGARYLKRMIERLPDRIQEPDRTWLALAAYNIGFGHLEDARVLTERLGGNPDRWLDVRDHLPLLTQERWYSQTRFGYARGYEPVDFVENIRTFYDILLWMEGRSHPLLAQQNR; this is encoded by the coding sequence GTGGACCGCCAAGAGCCCGGACGCTGGCGCTACCGCCCTCGCCTGCCCAGCCTGCGCCTGCTGCTGATGCTGGCGCTGCTGCTGCTGTTCGCCACCTCGGGCGACTCCGACCTGACGCAACTCGAGCGCATCCAGGCGCGCGGCAGCCTGATGATGCTCACGGTCAACGGCGCGTCCACCTATTACCTCGGTGCCCAGGGGGAAACCGGCTTCGAATACGATCTCGCCCGGCGTTTCAGCGAGTACCTGGGGGTTCCCCTGGAGGTCATCACCCTGCCCGATATCGCCGAGCTGGTCGACACGCTGGAAAAGGGGCAAGGGGATTTCATCGCCGCCAATCTGTCCCGAACGGTGCTCCGTCAGGATCGCCTGCGCTTCGGCCCGCGCTACGATTCCGTCGCGCCGGTCGTCGTCTATCGGCGCGGCAGCCGTCGACCGGACAACGTCGCAGAACTGCGGGACGGTCGTCTGGCCCTACTGGCGGGCACCAGCTATGAACCCCTGCTGAAATCCGCCGCCCCCGATCTGAGCTGGGAGGTGCTCGATGACCTGAGCATCGAAGACCTGTTCGAGATGATCAGCAACGAAGAGATCGACTACACGATCGTCGACTCCAACATCCTCGAGCTCAACCGCCGCTTCTTCCCGGACATCCGACCGGCCTTCGAGATCGACGAAGCCCAGGACCTGGCCTGGGCGACGCTGCGCCGCGACGATGACACCCTGGCTCAGCAGATGCGCGAATTCTTCCAGCTCGCCGAACAGGACGGCCTGTTGGCCGACCTGCGCCAGCGCCACTACGCGCACCTGGAGAACTACGAGCCGGTCGGCACCTACACCTTCCAACGCCAGATCCGCGAACGCCTGCCACCGCTACGGCCCTATTTCGAGCAGGCCGCCCAGGACACGGGGCTCGACTGGCGTCTGCTGGCCGCAGTGGGCTATCAGGAATCCCATTGGAACCCCGATGCCGTGTCGCGCACGGGGGTTCGCGGCGTGATGATGCTGACCCTGCGCACGGCACGCCAGCTCGGCATCGAGGACCGCCGCGATCCCGAGCAGAGCATCCAGGGCGGCGCGCGCTATCTGAAGCGAATGATCGAGCGACTGCCGGACCGTATTCAGGAGCCGGATCGCACCTGGCTGGCCCTGGCCGCCTACAACATCGGCTTCGGCCATCTGGAGGACGCGCGCGTGCTGACCGAACGCCTGGGCGGCAATCCGGACCGCTGGCTCGACGTCCGCGACCACCTCCCCCTGCTCACCCAGGAACGCTGGTACAGCCAGACCCGCTTCGGCTACGCCCGCGGCTACGAGCCCGTGGACTTCGTCGAGAACATCCGCACCTTCTACGACATCCTCCTGTGGATGGAAGGCCGGTCCCACCCACTGCTGGCGCAGCAGAACCGGTAG
- the dnaQ gene encoding DNA polymerase III subunit epsilon, translating into MRQVVLDTETTGLEHREGHRIIEIGCVEMIERRLTQRNFHVYINPERPVEGGALEVHGITDEFLADKPKFADVAEEFLDFIRGAELIIHNAAFDVGFLNAELERLDGELNTTVEAVASVLDTLVLARELHPGQRVGLDALCKRYEVDNSNRELHGALLDAELLADVYLAMTGGQVDLCLDLGGDGPEDGEDELVTGLDLSRLVAVQASADERAAHEARLAAIEKASGQCLWPRN; encoded by the coding sequence ATGCGCCAAGTCGTACTGGACACGGAAACCACCGGCCTCGAGCATCGCGAAGGGCATCGGATCATCGAAATCGGCTGCGTCGAGATGATCGAGCGCCGCCTGACTCAGCGGAATTTCCACGTATACATCAACCCCGAACGCCCGGTCGAGGGTGGCGCCCTCGAGGTGCACGGCATCACCGACGAGTTCCTCGCCGACAAGCCGAAGTTCGCCGACGTGGCCGAGGAATTTCTCGATTTCATCCGCGGCGCGGAGCTGATCATCCACAACGCGGCCTTCGACGTCGGCTTCCTGAATGCCGAGCTGGAGCGTCTGGACGGGGAGTTGAACACCACCGTCGAAGCGGTCGCCAGCGTGCTCGACACCCTGGTCCTGGCCCGCGAGCTCCATCCGGGACAGCGCGTCGGCCTGGATGCCCTGTGCAAGCGCTACGAAGTCGACAATTCCAATCGAGAGCTGCACGGCGCGCTCCTCGACGCGGAGCTGCTGGCCGATGTCTACCTGGCGATGACCGGTGGACAGGTCGATCTCTGCCTGGACCTGGGCGGGGATGGGCCGGAGGATGGCGAGGACGAACTGGTCACGGGCCTTGACCTCAGTCGCCTGGTGGCCGTGCAGGCCAGCGCGGACGAGCGGGCGGCGCATGAAGCTCGCCTGGCCGCCATCGAGAAGGCGTCAGGGCAGTGCCTGTGGCCGAGGAATTGA